One segment of Sulfobacillus thermosulfidooxidans DSM 9293 DNA contains the following:
- the recR gene encoding recombination mediator RecR, with the protein MIYPEPIQDLISQLAKLPGVGPKTAQRLAFFLLNMPQGEAELLATAIVNARTKIRYCSVCFNFTDTDPCAICRNNARDNRIIMVVEQPKDVVAMEKTREFKGRYHVLHGAISPMEGIGPDDLRIKELLMRIQATPPQEIVLATSSSLEGEATALYLGRLLKPMGFKVTRIARGLPMGGDLDYTDEVTLLKALEGRQEV; encoded by the coding sequence ATGATTTATCCAGAACCTATTCAAGATCTTATCAGCCAATTAGCCAAATTGCCCGGGGTAGGTCCCAAGACCGCCCAGCGTTTGGCTTTTTTTCTGTTAAATATGCCTCAAGGTGAGGCCGAATTATTAGCCACCGCGATTGTGAATGCTCGGACCAAAATTCGGTACTGTTCTGTCTGTTTTAATTTTACCGACACCGATCCCTGTGCTATTTGTCGAAATAATGCTCGCGATAACCGGATTATTATGGTCGTGGAACAGCCCAAAGACGTCGTGGCAATGGAGAAAACACGGGAATTTAAAGGGCGCTATCACGTGCTCCATGGGGCCATTTCTCCGATGGAGGGCATAGGACCTGACGATCTGCGCATCAAAGAATTGTTGATGCGCATCCAGGCAACTCCCCCGCAGGAAATTGTGTTGGCTACTAGCTCTAGTTTGGAAGGGGAAGCGACGGCCCTATATTTGGGACGCTTGTTAAAGCCGATGGGGTTTAAAGTAACCCGTATTGCCCGCGGGTTGCCGATGGGTGGCGACCTTGACTATACCGACGAAGTGACATTGCTCAAAGCCTTAGAAGGACGACAAGAAGTCTAA
- a CDS encoding MarR family winged helix-turn-helix transcriptional regulator: MDSQLQAFIDEIQKLFPRIMQYLEAEASRELIGLEVTPSQMNALFALYGVKNMPMGELADQLGLTESAATRLVDRLINMNLVRRERDDQDRRVVRVRLSSYGKQLAELVFERRQAQVTRFAERLPQDSRDALIRGLSDLLDVFQRLEQESKAQKK; this comes from the coding sequence ATGGACAGTCAGCTTCAGGCCTTTATTGATGAGATTCAAAAACTCTTTCCGCGCATTATGCAATATCTAGAAGCTGAAGCTAGTCGCGAACTAATAGGCCTTGAGGTGACACCGTCCCAAATGAATGCGCTGTTTGCTCTCTATGGGGTCAAAAATATGCCAATGGGCGAATTAGCAGACCAACTTGGGTTAACGGAAAGTGCCGCCACGCGCTTAGTCGACCGGCTCATCAATATGAACTTAGTGAGGCGCGAGCGCGACGATCAAGACAGGCGGGTCGTCCGCGTGCGTTTGTCCTCTTATGGTAAACAACTTGCCGAACTCGTGTTTGAACGCCGCCAAGCCCAAGTGACCCGATTTGCTGAACGCTTACCCCAGGACTCGCGCGACGCCCTCATCCGCGGCCTATCGGATTTGCTCGACGTGTTTCAACGCCTTGAACAAGAATCAAAAGCCCAAAAGAAATAG
- the erpA gene encoding iron-sulfur cluster insertion protein ErpA yields MTHLITLTETAADKVKEFMASKDHPDLALRIYVSKGGCSGFSYGMALDAAQEDDNVYEFNGIKVVIDPQSAPYLEGIEVDYVNSMMGGGFSITNPNAVSSCGCGHSFRTKDDAGAANSCSH; encoded by the coding sequence GTGACGCATTTGATTACCCTGACTGAGACGGCAGCGGACAAGGTTAAAGAGTTTATGGCATCGAAGGATCACCCCGATCTGGCGCTAAGAATTTACGTCAGCAAAGGCGGCTGCAGCGGATTTAGCTATGGAATGGCTCTTGATGCGGCTCAAGAAGATGACAATGTGTATGAATTCAATGGGATTAAGGTTGTTATTGACCCGCAGAGTGCGCCTTATCTTGAAGGCATTGAAGTCGATTATGTCAATTCCATGATGGGTGGCGGTTTTTCGATCACAAACCCCAACGCCGTATCCTCTTGTGGTTGCGGTCACTCCTTCCGAACCAAGGACGATGCGGGAGCAGCCAACTCGTGCAGCCATTAA
- a CDS encoding enoyl-CoA hydratase/isomerase family protein: protein MALVSQEQRDHVMLFELNHPPVNSLSFPLLQELSEALDMALANDDIRAMVITGHGSFFAAGADIPSFLQLGNDVNEFLRYGVKLFDRIEQSAKPIIAAINGPALGGGNEMAMACDLRIACPDARFGQPEVNLGIIPGWGGSVRLPKLIGRSQATRLLLTGDAIDADEALRIGLIHHIVPSHLLVEYALNQADRLASLPPLALQAIKELLANPELGQAGESEKMAQLMRTDDATEGITAFLQKRRPQFRGR from the coding sequence ATGGCTCTTGTTTCACAAGAACAACGTGATCATGTCATGCTTTTCGAACTCAATCATCCTCCTGTCAATTCGTTAAGTTTTCCCCTTCTTCAAGAATTATCTGAGGCTTTAGATATGGCCCTGGCCAATGATGACATTCGGGCCATGGTCATTACCGGCCATGGTTCATTTTTTGCCGCGGGAGCGGACATCCCGAGCTTTTTGCAATTAGGCAACGACGTGAATGAATTTCTACGCTATGGGGTTAAGTTATTTGATCGCATTGAACAGAGTGCCAAACCCATCATTGCCGCCATTAATGGACCCGCTTTGGGCGGGGGAAATGAAATGGCCATGGCTTGCGATTTGCGGATTGCCTGTCCCGATGCGCGCTTTGGCCAGCCCGAAGTCAATCTAGGCATTATTCCTGGCTGGGGAGGTAGTGTTCGTCTGCCGAAATTAATTGGTCGCTCTCAGGCCACGCGCCTATTGTTAACGGGGGATGCGATTGATGCCGATGAGGCATTACGGATTGGATTGATTCATCATATTGTCCCAAGTCACTTACTCGTGGAATATGCGTTGAACCAGGCTGATCGATTGGCCAGTCTTCCCCCTTTAGCGCTCCAAGCCATCAAAGAATTATTAGCGAATCCCGAATTAGGGCAAGCCGGGGAAAGTGAAAAAATGGCCCAGCTCATGCGCACGGACGATGCCACAGAAGGCATCACAGCCTTTTTGCAAAAAAGGCGACCACAATTTCGGGGGCGGTAA
- a CDS encoding 3-hydroxyacyl-CoA dehydrogenase: MYVKKVAVVGAGTMGADIAYSLAMANIPVVLRDVDENALQRAQEHIRHVMQGRVDKGRLSPQEAEKRFAQIRFSAQDKDLYDVSVAIEAVPEKMALKQQVFRELDRILPPLAILASNTSALSISEMANATTRPERVAGMHFFYPAHTMKLVEIIAGDSTDQDVLDTLTRLSEELRKIPVVVKECPGFVVNRILTASMAEVMRFKAEHHVSAHDIDAVITKNHLAPMGPFVLADALGLDIAWDVANTLQKAYGDRFYPGPELGELVQQHHLGVKTGQGFYSYTTPEANASLKSAPFTPEQEHDLIDQFTMATFMEAARVFEEGIASARSIDIAMRAGAGLPTGPLALADSMGLDVVYEKLTKMTKRLGERFTPPASLKERVERGQLGVKTSRGYFNY; the protein is encoded by the coding sequence ATGTACGTGAAAAAAGTTGCCGTGGTGGGGGCAGGAACCATGGGGGCAGATATTGCTTATAGCCTGGCGATGGCCAACATTCCTGTGGTTTTACGAGATGTCGATGAAAATGCTTTGCAAAGGGCTCAAGAACATATTCGCCATGTGATGCAGGGCCGCGTTGACAAAGGGCGGCTCAGTCCCCAAGAAGCGGAGAAACGTTTCGCCCAAATCCGCTTTAGCGCCCAGGACAAGGATCTTTATGATGTGTCAGTGGCGATTGAAGCTGTGCCAGAAAAAATGGCATTAAAACAGCAAGTCTTTCGCGAATTAGACCGGATTTTACCGCCCTTAGCGATTTTAGCGAGTAATACATCAGCACTCAGTATATCAGAAATGGCCAATGCCACCACAAGACCCGAGCGCGTGGCAGGCATGCACTTTTTCTATCCCGCACATACCATGAAGCTCGTCGAAATTATTGCCGGTGACAGTACCGATCAAGATGTCCTGGATACGTTAACCCGTCTGAGTGAAGAATTGCGGAAGATCCCTGTGGTCGTCAAAGAGTGTCCGGGATTTGTCGTCAACCGGATTTTAACGGCATCGATGGCTGAAGTCATGCGCTTTAAAGCGGAGCACCATGTCTCAGCTCACGATATTGATGCCGTGATTACCAAAAATCACTTAGCACCGATGGGACCTTTTGTTTTAGCCGACGCTTTGGGACTCGACATTGCATGGGACGTTGCCAATACCCTGCAAAAGGCGTATGGAGACCGTTTTTATCCCGGACCTGAATTAGGAGAATTAGTCCAACAACATCATTTAGGGGTTAAAACGGGTCAAGGCTTTTACTCCTATACCACGCCTGAGGCTAATGCTTCACTTAAGAGCGCCCCCTTTACTCCCGAACAAGAACACGACCTGATTGACCAATTTACCATGGCCACCTTTATGGAAGCGGCACGGGTGTTTGAAGAAGGGATTGCTAGCGCACGTTCTATAGACATTGCCATGCGAGCAGGCGCGGGTCTTCCCACAGGTCCTTTAGCCCTCGCAGATTCTATGGGTTTAGATGTGGTCTATGAGAAGCTCACAAAAATGACCAAGCGGCTCGGGGAACGCTTTACACCGCCAGCGTCGCTTAAAGAGCGTGTAGAGCGCGGACAACTCGGTGTAAAAACTTCCCGCGGGTACTTTAATTATTAG
- the selD gene encoding selenide, water dikinase SelD, translating to MTSKSGUGCKLGPEDLTSALSFIPPTKFRDEDVLVGNETHDDAGIYRLSPDQALVQTVDFLTPVVDDPELFGKVAAANSLSDVYAMGGIPITALNLLAVPEGVLSAEEVGAMLRGGQSILDEAECRLLGGHSIDDNEPKMGYSVTGLVHPDHIWRNSTAHPGDVLYLSKPIGSGVVIKAIKDGEASQEMIDGVIAMMLTLNKKASETIKRVGDPTACTDVTGFGLLGHSWEMAQGANVAIELYASSVPTLPGAKELAQQGKFPSGSRRNLEYVAPHLEVDPGFDHNILTLLADAVTSGGLLFTVKEENAASFEATFSDQHVPLYRIGRVLPGPAQVRVLG from the coding sequence ATGACGAGCAAATCCGGGTGAGGGTGCAAATTAGGTCCGGAGGACCTAACGAGCGCTTTAAGCTTTATCCCGCCTACCAAGTTTCGGGATGAAGACGTCCTGGTCGGCAATGAGACACACGATGATGCGGGAATCTACCGGTTAAGTCCGGATCAAGCTCTCGTTCAAACCGTAGACTTTTTAACTCCGGTTGTGGACGATCCCGAATTATTTGGGAAAGTGGCGGCGGCCAATTCCTTATCCGATGTCTATGCCATGGGTGGAATTCCGATCACCGCGTTGAACTTATTGGCGGTTCCCGAAGGCGTCTTATCAGCAGAAGAAGTCGGAGCGATGTTGCGCGGGGGACAGAGTATTTTAGATGAAGCCGAATGCCGTCTTTTAGGCGGGCATTCTATCGACGACAATGAACCTAAAATGGGGTATTCCGTGACGGGTTTGGTGCATCCCGATCATATTTGGCGCAATAGCACGGCCCATCCTGGTGATGTGCTTTATCTTTCCAAACCCATTGGGAGTGGAGTGGTGATTAAAGCGATCAAAGACGGGGAAGCCAGCCAAGAAATGATTGATGGGGTGATTGCCATGATGTTAACGCTGAACAAAAAGGCCAGCGAAACCATCAAACGTGTCGGCGATCCCACGGCTTGCACCGATGTCACGGGGTTTGGACTGCTCGGACACTCGTGGGAAATGGCCCAAGGTGCCAATGTGGCCATTGAACTTTATGCGTCCTCAGTGCCGACCCTTCCGGGGGCCAAGGAATTGGCGCAACAAGGCAAGTTCCCCTCAGGAAGCCGGCGCAACTTGGAATATGTGGCGCCTCATCTTGAGGTGGATCCTGGCTTCGATCACAATATTCTGACCTTATTGGCCGATGCGGTGACCTCAGGCGGACTGCTCTTCACAGTCAAAGAAGAAAACGCCGCCTCGTTCGAAGCGACGTTTTCTGATCAGCACGTCCCACTCTACCGCATCGGACGCGTGTTACCGGGTCCGGCCCAAGTTAGGGTGTTGGGATAA
- the gltX gene encoding glutamate--tRNA ligase, whose amino-acid sequence MVRVRYAPSPTGTLHIGGARTALFNYLFAKHHHGRFILRVEDTDRARLVPGSEEAMMKGLRSLGIVWDEGPDVGGDYGPYRQSERVKRHQQALEQLLAQGLAYRCYCTPEELEAEKKRLATLKLPPRYSGKCRLRPPDDPIYQSDKPFVVRMKVPTEGETVVHDLIRGTVVFENRILDDFVLAKSDGTPVYNFAVVLDDHDMGITHVIRGEEHLSNTPKQILIYQALNLPTPQFAHVPMILAPDRSKLSKRHGATSVEEYRQQGILPEALVNYLLLLGWSAPDETEIMTLDQAAKWFDLDRVQHTAAIYDYKKLEWMNSQYLRLLPIDQVIEYLMPFLEDLHLDLSKGPALPVAVELVRERAHTLKELAESLVFLYQRPTSFDPKGMAKHFHVESTPARLRTLAERLQELTVWDHDHLVALYDEEAARENIKRAELIHPTRLAVTGKTVGPGLFELLEVLGQKETVARLKEVATAIEEERLIPTP is encoded by the coding sequence GTGGTTAGGGTACGTTATGCGCCGAGTCCCACTGGTACCTTACATATCGGTGGGGCCAGAACGGCGCTCTTTAATTATTTATTTGCGAAGCATCATCATGGACGCTTTATCTTGCGAGTGGAAGATACCGACCGGGCACGTTTAGTGCCGGGCTCCGAAGAGGCCATGATGAAAGGTCTTCGTTCCTTGGGAATTGTTTGGGATGAGGGACCCGATGTGGGAGGCGATTATGGGCCTTACCGGCAATCGGAACGGGTTAAACGGCATCAACAAGCCTTAGAACAACTGCTGGCCCAAGGCTTAGCGTACCGCTGTTATTGTACACCAGAGGAACTCGAGGCGGAGAAAAAACGGCTGGCGACACTCAAATTACCACCCCGGTATAGCGGAAAATGCCGGTTACGCCCGCCTGATGATCCGATTTACCAATCGGATAAACCGTTTGTCGTGCGGATGAAGGTACCAACCGAGGGAGAGACGGTTGTTCACGATTTGATTCGTGGCACCGTCGTCTTTGAGAATCGCATTTTAGATGATTTTGTGTTGGCCAAATCCGATGGAACCCCGGTCTATAATTTTGCGGTGGTCTTAGATGATCATGACATGGGGATTACGCACGTGATCCGGGGAGAAGAACATCTCTCCAATACTCCCAAACAAATTCTTATTTACCAGGCGTTAAATCTGCCCACGCCACAATTTGCGCATGTGCCCATGATTTTAGCTCCAGACCGGTCCAAGTTGTCCAAACGCCACGGCGCGACATCGGTGGAAGAATACCGGCAGCAAGGCATTTTGCCTGAAGCCTTGGTGAATTATCTTTTGCTGTTGGGGTGGTCTGCGCCTGATGAAACAGAAATCATGACGCTCGATCAAGCGGCAAAATGGTTTGATCTTGACCGGGTGCAGCATACGGCCGCCATTTACGATTATAAAAAGCTGGAATGGATGAACAGCCAATACTTGCGGTTGTTACCGATTGACCAGGTTATTGAGTATTTAATGCCTTTTCTTGAAGACCTCCATCTGGATCTGTCTAAGGGCCCAGCCTTACCCGTCGCTGTCGAATTGGTCCGCGAACGCGCTCATACCCTAAAGGAGCTTGCGGAAAGTTTGGTCTTTCTCTATCAACGGCCGACGAGTTTTGATCCCAAAGGAATGGCTAAGCATTTTCACGTCGAGAGCACGCCTGCCCGTTTAAGAACATTGGCAGAGCGCTTACAAGAACTGACGGTATGGGATCACGATCATTTGGTGGCCTTATACGATGAGGAAGCGGCACGCGAAAATATTAAACGGGCCGAACTCATTCATCCCACCCGTTTGGCTGTTACGGGTAAGACGGTAGGACCGGGATTATTTGAACTGCTTGAGGTCTTAGGGCAAAAAGAAACCGTGGCTCGCCTCAAAGAGGTGGCCACGGCTATTGAAGAAGAACGCCTTATCCCAACACCCTAA
- a CDS encoding peptidoglycan-binding protein has product MKIFPFVATLSTACSLLLLSSPARAASQSPSFLQQGSVGWSVSVLQQELQDLGYNPGPSRGYFNAQTTFALEEFQSQAHLQVDGILGPLTHRALIRALKRHYDDIQAPLGQTDLTYGDYGPGVVTLQGDLSQLGYNPGPADGVFNRQTGQAVMAFQSHEGLVVDEIVGPKTYQALCQALGYSSGSNASGPVAPTPVSSPSSQVSSSPWVLGYYTQYTQTSTSSQNSLAQHLHTISAIAPLWYTYRANGELIKHGYHRAWVRAYAREHHIALYPVVTNAYGNDRILTNQTLRQQIVNQLAVMAREDGYQGYNIDFEGLNYWDEGPLTAFVKALSEKLTPLGKTVTIAVIPRTAQDPYNRAYNYQALAPYVSKIVLMTYDYHDIGSAPGPVAPINWVNQAIQYAIARVNPEKIVLGLAVYGYNWASNGQTVEIHANQARSLAAQYGVPIKWNPLSDEPDFTYQSQGITHTVYFENGYSDAFKLQLVKKYHLGGVAIWRLGDEDPHLWTVLSRMGFSH; this is encoded by the coding sequence ATGAAGATTTTCCCGTTCGTCGCGACCTTGTCCACGGCTTGCTCCTTATTACTCCTGTCTTCTCCCGCCCGTGCCGCATCACAAAGCCCCTCTTTCCTACAGCAAGGCAGTGTGGGCTGGTCGGTGAGTGTTTTGCAGCAAGAACTGCAAGATTTAGGATACAATCCTGGGCCTAGCCGGGGATATTTTAATGCGCAGACTACCTTCGCCCTGGAAGAATTTCAATCACAGGCCCATCTGCAAGTGGATGGGATTCTAGGCCCTTTAACACATAGGGCGTTAATCCGTGCCCTAAAAAGACACTATGACGATATCCAAGCACCGCTCGGTCAAACGGATTTGACATATGGCGATTACGGGCCTGGGGTCGTCACCCTGCAAGGGGATTTAAGCCAGTTGGGCTATAATCCAGGACCCGCGGATGGCGTGTTTAACCGGCAAACAGGACAAGCTGTCATGGCTTTTCAATCGCATGAAGGCCTAGTAGTCGATGAAATTGTGGGTCCCAAAACCTATCAGGCTCTTTGTCAGGCATTAGGTTATTCCTCTGGGTCTAACGCTTCTGGGCCTGTTGCGCCCACGCCTGTCTCTTCGCCTTCATCCCAGGTATCCTCCAGTCCTTGGGTATTAGGCTATTACACGCAATATACACAGACGTCCACCAGTTCTCAAAATAGTTTAGCGCAGCATCTTCATACGATTTCGGCTATTGCTCCCTTATGGTATACGTACCGTGCAAATGGCGAATTAATCAAGCATGGATATCACCGGGCATGGGTCAGAGCGTATGCGCGTGAACATCATATTGCGCTTTATCCTGTTGTCACCAATGCCTACGGCAACGACCGGATTTTAACTAATCAGACTTTGCGTCAACAGATTGTGAATCAATTGGCTGTAATGGCCAGGGAAGATGGATATCAAGGTTACAATATTGATTTTGAAGGATTAAACTACTGGGACGAAGGGCCTTTGACCGCATTTGTCAAAGCGTTATCCGAAAAATTGACGCCGCTGGGCAAAACGGTGACTATTGCGGTGATCCCAAGAACAGCCCAAGATCCGTATAATCGCGCCTATAATTACCAGGCTTTAGCCCCATACGTCAGCAAGATTGTGTTGATGACATATGACTATCACGATATTGGCAGTGCACCAGGACCTGTTGCCCCCATTAATTGGGTGAATCAAGCGATTCAGTATGCAATCGCCCGCGTGAATCCCGAAAAAATTGTACTCGGCTTAGCTGTCTATGGATACAACTGGGCCAGTAATGGACAAACTGTGGAGATTCATGCCAATCAAGCTAGGTCTTTAGCAGCCCAATATGGTGTGCCCATTAAGTGGAATCCCCTCAGCGATGAACCGGACTTTACCTATCAAAGTCAGGGGATTACCCATACCGTCTATTTTGAAAATGGATATAGTGACGCTTTTAAATTGCAATTGGTGAAAAAATATCACTTGGGTGGGGTAGCCATCTGGCGCCTCGGTGATGAAGATCCCCATTTGTGGACGGTTTTATCCCGCATGGGATTTAGCCATTAA
- a CDS encoding class I SAM-dependent rRNA methyltransferase, translating to MTDVLRLKPGPHRILEGAPWAYRGELYHSNLQPGSIVALEESNGRFVGRGFFNPASLIAFRLLTRNVHDVIDDHWFQARVGEAARLRFELLKDREAYRVVNSEADQLPGLIVDKYGPMLVMEILSLGLQPFRQAIVEALVDIYHPQGIYERGDVAVRAKEGLPREDQLLYGTLVSPVTIQENGVSLTIDVAGGQKTGHFLDQYANRKRTAELAGGKEVFDAFCHTGAFGLLCAKYGAKHVIGIDIDERAIARAQENARQNGLEQHMEFVTANAFDWLRQESDKGPQYDLGILDPPAFTKSKDAVAGALRGYKEINLRGMKLIKPGGILVTSSCSYHISETQFIEVIRDAAKDAKRPVKILEIRGQGLDHPMAPGLPESRYLKCLVCAVD from the coding sequence GTGACAGATGTTTTACGGTTAAAACCGGGACCTCACCGGATATTGGAGGGCGCCCCTTGGGCATATCGGGGCGAATTGTATCATTCAAATCTTCAACCGGGTTCGATTGTTGCGCTAGAGGAGTCTAATGGTCGCTTTGTCGGCCGCGGTTTTTTTAATCCCGCATCGCTGATTGCGTTTCGTTTATTGACCCGCAATGTCCATGACGTCATTGATGATCACTGGTTTCAAGCGCGGGTAGGGGAAGCCGCACGGTTGCGTTTTGAGTTATTAAAGGACCGCGAAGCCTACCGGGTGGTAAATTCCGAAGCTGACCAATTGCCTGGGCTTATTGTCGACAAATATGGGCCCATGTTGGTTATGGAAATTTTAAGTCTAGGACTTCAACCCTTTCGCCAAGCGATTGTTGAAGCCCTGGTGGACATCTATCATCCTCAAGGGATTTATGAACGTGGCGATGTGGCGGTGCGCGCTAAAGAAGGCTTACCGCGCGAAGACCAACTCCTGTATGGTACGCTGGTAAGCCCGGTGACAATTCAGGAAAATGGGGTCAGCTTAACGATTGATGTGGCAGGGGGGCAAAAAACCGGTCACTTTCTTGACCAATATGCGAACCGTAAGCGTACGGCTGAATTGGCTGGGGGCAAAGAGGTCTTTGATGCTTTTTGCCACACCGGAGCTTTTGGCTTACTTTGTGCAAAATATGGGGCAAAGCATGTGATCGGAATTGATATCGACGAAAGGGCTATCGCCCGGGCTCAAGAAAATGCCCGGCAAAACGGTTTGGAACAACACATGGAATTTGTGACGGCTAATGCCTTTGATTGGCTCCGTCAGGAAAGTGATAAGGGGCCGCAATATGATCTTGGGATTTTGGATCCGCCCGCCTTTACCAAATCCAAAGATGCCGTGGCTGGAGCACTTAGAGGATATAAAGAAATTAACCTACGAGGCATGAAGTTGATTAAACCGGGAGGCATCTTAGTCACATCCAGTTGTTCCTATCATATTTCTGAAACCCAGTTTATAGAGGTGATCCGGGATGCGGCCAAAGACGCCAAGCGTCCGGTGAAAATCTTGGAAATTCGTGGTCAAGGACTTGATCATCCGATGGCGCCGGGACTGCCAGAATCGCGTTATCTCAAGTGCCTTGTCTGTGCTGTGGATTAA
- a CDS encoding pro-sigmaK processing inhibitor BofA family protein translates to MQGLLATGFILLVLVILGRAIWAILTRGFLKPSWRRFAIRGVAGASLIGAWNVIASWTGLGHIGFNILTLAVTGVLGVPGLLSLVTIRYGLS, encoded by the coding sequence ATGCAAGGACTGTTGGCCACAGGTTTTATTCTTCTCGTTCTCGTCATATTAGGACGAGCTATCTGGGCGATTTTGACCAGAGGCTTTTTGAAGCCGTCGTGGCGCCGATTTGCTATACGGGGAGTGGCAGGGGCTTCACTGATCGGGGCGTGGAATGTCATCGCGTCGTGGACGGGACTTGGGCATATTGGTTTCAATATCCTGACCTTGGCGGTCACAGGAGTTCTTGGCGTGCCGGGATTACTTTCATTAGTGACAATCCGGTACGGACTTTCTTGA
- a CDS encoding MFS transporter: protein MPSESTGFQSALDHAKLKGVHWKVWFLSAMGVFLDGFDLFIIGVALPLIAHQMHVTKTGIGLIGAAAPLGAMIGAFTLGRFTDKLGRKAMYLFDLLFFVVFAGLSALSWNPTSLLVFRFLLGIGIGADYPISSTYVSELMPKKIRGRMLSGAFSFQALGALFGAAVGLSILMLNPAPDAWRIMLAIGVVPAVAVMILRTSVPESPRWKMEHGDAEGARALAEEITGQSITTEKTHSRKMVYKDLFRGRYLTRTILVTVPWFLMDIGLYGIGIFTPTILSVMAFAGHGNFIHKDILSTQGAIFLDVFLVIGFALSILLIEKLGRIRLQLLGFAGMGIAMTLLAFVGVPKGATGSLTTVIFIAFALFNLAVNTGPNATTWILPTEVFPTSLRASGHGLAAASGKFGAAVGIFLLPVIEQAWGLGLTLGMIAAASFLGFLVTWAFGFETAGKSLEEAGEGGSDPQSHQVTA from the coding sequence ATGCCATCTGAGTCTACAGGTTTCCAGTCGGCCCTAGATCATGCGAAGTTAAAAGGGGTGCATTGGAAGGTTTGGTTTTTGTCGGCAATGGGGGTTTTTCTCGACGGATTTGATTTGTTTATTATCGGTGTCGCCCTTCCTCTTATTGCTCATCAAATGCACGTGACAAAAACCGGAATTGGACTAATCGGAGCGGCAGCTCCTCTTGGTGCCATGATTGGTGCATTTACTTTGGGACGGTTTACGGATAAGTTGGGTCGAAAAGCGATGTATCTTTTTGACCTGCTTTTTTTTGTCGTCTTTGCTGGGTTATCCGCGTTGTCATGGAATCCCACCTCGTTACTCGTATTTCGGTTCTTGTTAGGCATTGGTATCGGCGCAGACTATCCAATCAGTTCGACGTATGTTTCGGAGTTAATGCCAAAAAAGATTCGTGGACGTATGCTATCGGGAGCCTTTAGTTTTCAGGCGCTCGGTGCGTTATTTGGTGCTGCGGTAGGACTATCGATTCTCATGCTAAACCCCGCACCCGATGCATGGCGGATTATGTTGGCCATCGGGGTCGTGCCAGCTGTGGCGGTGATGATTCTTCGTACCAGTGTTCCCGAAAGTCCCCGGTGGAAGATGGAACACGGGGATGCCGAAGGCGCCCGGGCTTTAGCCGAGGAAATCACTGGACAGAGTATTACCACGGAGAAAACGCATTCGCGAAAAATGGTTTATAAAGATTTGTTTCGTGGTCGTTATTTGACCCGGACAATTTTAGTTACGGTACCATGGTTTTTGATGGATATTGGCCTTTATGGCATCGGAATTTTTACTCCCACCATTTTGTCCGTTATGGCGTTTGCTGGTCATGGGAATTTCATTCACAAAGATATCTTGTCGACACAAGGGGCGATTTTTCTCGACGTCTTCTTGGTGATTGGATTTGCTTTGAGTATCTTGCTGATTGAAAAATTGGGTCGTATCCGGCTTCAGCTTCTCGGCTTTGCGGGTATGGGTATTGCCATGACATTATTGGCTTTTGTAGGGGTTCCTAAGGGTGCTACCGGTTCTTTGACCACGGTGATATTCATTGCTTTTGCCCTCTTTAATCTGGCGGTCAACACCGGACCTAACGCGACCACATGGATTTTACCCACCGAAGTATTTCCCACAAGCCTCAGGGCATCGGGACATGGATTAGCTGCCGCATCGGGAAAATTCGGGGCAGCGGTCGGTATCTTTCTCTTGCCGGTGATTGAGCAAGCGTGGGGATTAGGCTTGACCTTAGGGATGATTGCAGCAGCCTCGTTTTTAGGATTTTTGGTGACGTGGGCCTTTGGATTTGAAACCGCGGGTAAATCCTTGGAGGAAGCGGGCGAGGGTGGTTCAGACCCTCAGTCGCATCAAGTGACCGCGTAG